ccaattcaatcaattttttatttgatttaactGATCCATATCGATCCTCAAATCAACCAATCTAATAACTTCCTTCGTTACatcttaatcaaacatctttttttttttaaatttaaatctcgttatagatttttattatatctgatttttttatacaattctaAAATTACTTATAACCCCTTTTCAACTCTTAAATAGGAAGACTCGAACCTATATCTTTTTATACTGAAAATAATATCGATGCTATTCAAATATACTTGTCTATAAGAACCGAAGACTTGAAAAAAGGGCAGTAGGTTAATTGACAACAAATTAGTACCGTTGGTCAACCAAAGAAAAAGACGGTAGAAAAGTCCTTAATCGTGAACTCAAGGCGTGTATTTTGTAACGACTTAAAAAGACTTTGAAAGTtcaaattctattattagtccttgtaaattatggatttaatccttattttatttttttattaattttagtctttatatttttcgtattttaaaatttcagtcctaACTTAAATTATAGCCTTTACATCGACTAGGTaaaaattctgctattagtctTGTTCTATGCATAAACAGTGGGTTGAAATTCCAGTCATGGTTAAAAACAACCGTCACTAAATTCAATAACTAAAAATGTGgctttttttgtgtgtgtatgAATATTACGTGAAAATAACAATCAGGCATAACGTTGCACATATACTAATATAATTGGcgcataatattttaaaaatagtaaaatataacgATTATTGTTTGGCCAAGACtagaatttcaaaataaaaaaagtgaagGTAAAAACAAGggttaaatatcaaatttatacacGAACTTTGATCCAATATGTAATTTAATACATGAGTATTTatttagtgcatttatacacatgaaacttgaattgtggtttatatatatatgaaactttgattttgattcaattgtatacgttttaaaaatgaatatatataattattttcattttggattaatataattatttgtgtatgtaatatattaacataaaattatgCTAATTCGATAATGTTATTAGTGGTTCgtgaaaattaatcaaattaaattttcatgtataaaatcacaaaaaataatgttcatgtatcaaattgtaCATTgcatcaaaattcatgtatgattttaatatttatctcatctaaaaaaagtttaagtacaaggactaaatcgatAATTTAGACTAATCCTCCTAATGCACTATTGACAAGGGATCGCATTTACTGTTTTTCCTTACAAGcactgcaaaaaaaaaaaagcacaagCTCTATCTTCCACTTTAATGGCGTatcttgttcttcttcttcttttgaattttgtatttaatgcAACAAATGCTCAATCAACAAGCTCTATTATCAAACCAGGTTCTTCTCTTTCACccattaataattcatatttgcTATCGCCGTCCGGCCAGTTCGCTTTCGGTTTCTACCGATACAAAAACGGCTACTCCGTAGGCATATGGTTCGAAAACATCCAGCAGAAAACAATTGTATGGACGGCTAACCGAGATGCCTCGCCGTTCcctagcgatgtcacattggTTTTAACCACCGAAGGTACCCTTATTGTTCGACAAAAGCAAGGTCAAGACGTACTCATTGCCGATACTAGCAGTGATAACGTGTCACGGTTAGCAACTTCGGCCTCGATGCTCGATTCGGGTAACTTTGTTTTGTTGAATTCGAGTGGTGGGATCGTATGGAAGAGTTTTGATTTCCCGACCGATACCATTTTACCAGGACAACGTGTAGCGGTGACCGGTAAGCTCGTTTCGAGTGTTGCCGAGTCGGATCATGGTAACGGAAAATTTCTAATTCTTATGCAAAGTGATGGGGATTTGGTTCAATTCCCTGTTGAAGCAGTGGAACTTGGTGCTGCTTATTGGGCTACTAACACATTTAATGCTGGATATGGTGTGAGCTTGAATCTTGATGGTAATGGTCACctatatttgttaaatgataccgGGTTCAACATCAAAAGTATTAATAAGAACTACGTTAATGCCTCGGGTAAGTCCGTGTATCGTGCAACAATCGATACGGATGGTATATTTCGATTGTACTCACATAGTTCTAACCGATTTGATGATTGGTACACCGAATGGTCATCCTCTAATGATAGATGTAATCCTTTGGGCTTGTGCGGTGAGAATAGTTATTGTGTTATGATGGATGGGGAACCCATTTGTCGATGTCCTCctcatttcaattttatcaacGAGAAGCGACAGGAATTGGGTTGCCGAAAGAACTATAGTTTAGTTGCTTGTGACACAAGAAATGAccaaacttttgattttcttgagGTGAATGATGTGTCTTGGAAAGATGATGCGTATTTGAGTCTCTCGTCGATGACAAAGAACAGTTGTAGGGTCGAGTGTTATCGAGATTGTAGTTGCGAAGCCGCTGTCTTAGAGAACGAGTCGTGTAAAATGATGAAGTTGCCGTTTAGGTTTGGGAAAAGAGTATTAAGTGGTCAAGTTACTGCATTTTTAAAGATTGGTGGAGAACTTGCTGGTGTTGGgacaaggaaaaggaaaaggaagctAAGAATGGATATGTTAATCATTAGTGTTGCCATGGCATGCTTGACGCTTGGGTTTCTAGTTGTAGCAACGATCGGCGTTCGAAAGCATCGTGCTCATGTTCGAAAATACAAGCGTGTTTTGCGTTTGGTAAACAATCGAGTTGCTGAAGATGTTGCCTTGAAATCATTTTCCTTCGAGGAGCTTAAAGATGCAACCAACAATTTTGTGGACGTGATCGGTAAAGGAGCTTACGGGACGGTTTTCAAAGGGGTGATATTCGATGGCGAAAGAACAGTAGCCGTCAAGAGACTGGAAAAAGTGGTGGCCGAAGGTGAAAGAGATTTCCTGAATGAAATGAAAGCCATCGGGAAAACACATCACAAGAACCTCGTTCGATTGCTCGGTTATTGCTACGACGGGACTAATAGGCTTCTGGTTTACGAGTACATGAAAAACGGTTCTCTTGcagattttcttttcaaatcgaGATTAAAGGTAAATTGGGAAGGAAGAGTCGAAGTAGTATTGAGTATAGCGAGAGGACTTTGTTACTTGCATGAAGAATGCGAGACTCGGATTATCCATTGCGATATCAAACCCGAAAACATCCTAATGGACGACAAAGGGTACGCGAAAATTGCAGATTTTGGAGTAGCCAAGCTATTGATGCCTAACCAATCTAGGACATACACCGAAATCCGAGGGACGAGGGGATACGTTGCCCCAGAGTGGCTTCGAAACTTACCAATAACCGTGAAAGCCGATGTTTATAGCTTCGGAATCATGCTGTTCGAGATCATTTGTTGTAGAAGGAGTGTGAAAGCGGATGTTCCGGAAAACGAACAAGTTCTTGCATTCTGGGTGAATGATTGTTTCAAGGCTAATGAAGTGGAGAAGCTGGTGCAAAATGAATTTGTGGAGAAGAGTAAATTGGAGAAGATGGTTAAGGTCGGATTATGGTGCACCCAAGATGAAGCATCGTCTCGACCGTCGATGAAAAGGGTTATCTTGATGCTAGAAGGGACGGTTAATATACCCGATCCTCCACCCCTTAGCTCCTTTGTTAGTTCTCCTCCACTCCTTAGCTCCTTTGTTAGTTCTCCTTAGATCATGTTTGTGCCACGAGTCAAGACTTTAACTTTGCCAAGCGTAACAAACATAATGTCCATGCTTATATAGATGTGAATTACACTAATGAATCACGGCAggtatatacatttttatatatgtatatattatcaGCCTGATAAAATTTACAGTGTAATCAagaaatttttctataatacTGAAATAGAGGAAGATGTTTAGATTTTGAATCTTGAATTTATTGAATCTTTTTTAAGAGGTAAGAATATATCTTTAGTTAATTCGGTTTTTATATATCAAGAATCTAATGAACTaactaaactaataaaattgaattaaccaaaatgagttgaatgatatttttttttttaaatttatttataaaattaattaattaattaactaagatgggttgggttgggttgggttgggttctATTGGGTAGGGTAGGCTTGTTTTATAGTTGGGCAATTTAATTGGGTTAGGTTATTTaccgaaattaattaattgggttattttatatttcactattttttataattaattaattaattaattatgtggttggagttattttatatttgagtaatttaattgggctgatttattttatattttggttggCTCACATATGTATAGATTTATTTATGAGTAGGACCGATTTAAAAAGTGAGAGggtttgagaaaaatataagttaaaaaaatgggttttagcaaaaatataaggCCTGTTTAAAAAACGGGTCAAGTCTcggataaatttttttaatccatTTAGAAAATGGACTGCTATTTTCCCACTGTTTCGCTATTATGTTggtactattttattgttattatttggatattgtataacttttgttttattgttaattttgctattattgtAGAGACAattgcttgttaagttgtatccatcttagtgttatttaagtataactaatttaatttaatttaatttaatttcaatttgttgggaaatatttatcttaatgtttttagtttttttatgtattatatttttttataaatttttatataaaaaatataaaatttttaataatggtGGGCAGTAGACTCAGGTTTCAACATTTTTATCCGGGTTAagcttgaacaaaattttaagcccatattttgggtcgGACCTGAACCTATCAAGTAGGCCTAAAAGTTTTGTTAGTGTTCGGCCTAACCCATAGACACGTCTACATATGtataattgagttttttttttatttcaactttttgaatATTGGTTAGATAAAtatattgagttgaatttaatgtttaatcGATTTATCAATTTAgatattcataattaataaccaatttaataaattcgGTTTAATTGATATCTTACACACTTCTATCCGAAAATGTTTACATGAACCAAGTTAAATTCAAGTTCGCAACATAAATTTGCAAATAGTTTATCTCGAACTTATgttacttaaatttaaatacgaATATCAAATAGGAGTATCTATAGATACGAatatgattgaaattttaaataaaattcatataaaattttcataaatgttAGTAAGCGAGATGATGCTCTCCATGTTCAAATCACAACCATtactgtaaatattattaaatgcaatttttttgtcaaagaAAACAAGACAAAACAAAACTGTCGTAAGTCTTTGTTTCTTTATTGCTTTATTAATGTCATAAAATAAGTCCTATCTAGCAATAGGCATCGGCCTAACTtgcaattattattatcatgGTTTTATTCGTAAATTAGCCCTTAAACTatactataattttaaattaatccttAACGTTTCTTTTGGTAAGAAATGATCCTTAACtatcaattttatcatatttattttggaaCAAAACCATGACGTCCAATAAAAATATGCCATGTGTTATGTTGTTATTGGTTGATATCAGTTTTGAGGTAAATTGAGATAAATTGATAGTTTAGGGCTACTtcttactaaaaaaatttatgaagcaatctgaaaattaaagtataatttagggttcaatttactaataaaaCATGACTAAAATAAAGATAAGCTGATAATTTGTTAGAATAAACTAATAAACAAGcttttgaattttacaattttatttaaattaagctCTAATATCTTTGGTTAAAATATTCCATCGGTCTCtactcttttcaaatttgaaatttggtcattatatttttatttttatgaatttaatcttGCTACtttttagaattcaaaattcagatctaattattaacaaaattaaaatttttcgttaaatttattgatgtgacattttgaaattaaaaaaactcatttagTAGCGATGCGATTGCAAAAATAATGTTACaatgaactttaatttaataaaataattttttaaaattttaaaaatagagtaattaaattactaaaaataaaagtatacaaattaaattctaaatttaatacatattttaactaatattttttataaataaacttGTTGACTGGGTAAGTGACTTGTTTGTACTAAGTCAAGCTTGGCTaaacttttattcattttggacTGATATGatccaaataataaaaatattttatttaaatttaattataaaatttatttatatataaacttaatttttaatattgtattttttttaataatctcattatagatttGGATGTTTGCTCTTTTAGACATAATGTTTAGAAGTATCTATCATCCCTTCTCAACCCAttaataggaggataatgtgtttCAACGTACTCAAATCACGTCCTACATTAACAATAATACTTATGCCGattgaactaagactcaatctgCCAATAATGTAGTATTATATCAACAATGTTAGAGCAAAATTCAGGCATCAGATTAGAATTTTGGTTAAAGGTAAAATAAtccaaattgtaaataataaattaatattaatttttaaatatcgtattaatattttagccaatttgtttatttggaaattttggaTCTAAGATAATCCAATCCCACTCAGCACGCTAATACAGTACCAAAGTCAACGAATCATTTGTAGCCGTCCGATCATTTCCTTGTACCtaacaattttaagttttatcaaAGATCAAGGATCCAAATTCCATCTTTTACAGTGGTCGCGAAAGCACCAAATCTAACCTCCTCAATGTTCTCTgctaaaaaaccaaaaaatatatatatttaaaaaaaaaattcaacttctcAGCAACGACTAAGCTTATTTGTGTATCTCtctgaataaaaattaaataaatccccaaaaaaattaaaaataaaacccagAAAAATAGTAGCTTAAATTCGTCAACTTTGCTGTAGATTTTAAGCAAAGacccatttttcttcttcatctctCTGTTTTCGCCGTTCTGTTTCAGTATTGGGACCAATGGCGGTTGGTCGTAGGGACAAAGCGGCGTCGTTTCGTGGATCCCGAATCGTCGTAGCCATTGTGATCGGCGTTCTCCTCGGCTGTGTCATTGCTTTCCTTTTCCCTTACGGCCTCTTCAATCCCGCCGCCTCAGTTCAAAATCGTCGAATCGGGAAAACGAATTTccaggtttttttttataaacccTCCCTTTTAAATTCCGttttaaattgttcattttcttggaattttatcgattaatgtttgatgtttagaTGATTAATGAGATAGTGTATGAATGGGGCTGAGTTGACTTTCGGATCAATGAGTGTTCTTAACTGTGTTGACTCGTTCTAGAGTGGGAAAAaggatttaattttaagatctgggttttcaatgaaaaccAAATGATTTGAATTAACTTGATCTCTTAGTAGGAATTTTACTTAGCATCTATGTTGATCGGACTTGGGTATAGGTGTCCAATACAGTAGTGTCGGACACGAGTTTAGAGGTCATATCTCTATATCCGTATGTCGAACATAGGTACTACAAGTAAAATGAAGAGTCTGAGCATCATAGCTTAGCATGAACTAAAACTAGGTAATGGCAGTGATAAAATCTTGATCTCTTAGTTGGAATTTTACTTAGCACCTATGTTGCTCCGATTTGGGTGTAGTTGTCCAATACTGGTAGTGTCTGATATGAGTTTAGAGGTTGTATCTCTGTATTTGTGTGTCGGACATGAGGGTCAGACACagatacttcaagaaaaatgaagagtccgAGCATCATAGCTTAGCACGAACCAAAACTAGGTAATGGTAGTGATAAAATCATGTTTTCTTATTTGGAAATTTACTTAGCACCTGTATTACTCGGATTTGGGTGTAGTTGTCTGATAATAGTAGTGTCGGACACGAGTTTAGAGGTTGTATCTCTGTATTGCAGTGTTGGACATGAGTGTCAGGCACagatacttcaagaaaaatgaagagttcgAGCATCATAGCTTAGGACAAACTAAAACTATGTAATGGTAGTGATAAAGTCTTGGAACATAGTTGATGTCTTACATTTCCATTGGTTATGGTAAGCCTAATATCCTTTAGGCTTTAGCcttggttttttttgtttgatatttttgtCTTGATTGAGCTTAGTTTGGCCAACCTTTTGTTACATAAAAATGTCTAATGCGAATTACTAGCTTTGAGATATAAGTTTATAGTATGCATTTGTGTCAACCGAGCCCGTGTTGTAATGGAAAATACTTCTGTTGAATGGAATCTTGGTTGACATCAGGTCCCGGTTTGATCCTTGAACACACCTTAACCCCCTCATTCTTAATGGGATGTCCGAACATTGAAAATTTAGTcatgtttttttcctttttattaattatttgatggGGGTATGGTTTTGCCTTTTTTCTTTGTCCTGGCTATTTTTTAGATTGGTTCTTCGTCATGTGAATCCTCAGAGCGGAGTAAGATGCTGAAGTCTGAAATCGTATCCCTATCAGAGAAGAACTCCGAATTAAAGAAGCAAGTCAGGGATTTGACGGAAAGGCTGCAACTGGCCGAACAAGGAAAAGATCAAGCTCAGAAGCAGTTTTTGGTGTTGGGTGAGCAGCATAAAGCTGGACCTTTCGGTACTGTCAAAGCTTTACGAACTAACCCGGCTGTTGTTCCCGACGATTCCGTGAACCCAAGGTTGGCTAAGATCTTGGAGAAAGTAGCTGTTCGGAAAGAGCTTATAGTTGCACTCGCCAATTCGAATGTGAAAGAGATGTTGGAGGTTTGGTTTTCTAGCATCAAGAGAGTCGGTATACCTAATTACCTAGTTATAGCTTTAGATGACCACATTGAAGAGTTCTGCAAATCGAATAATGTCCCGGTGTACAAGAGGGATCCAGATGCGGGTATTGATGCCGTTGGGAGATCAGGAGGCAATCATGCTGTCTCTGGATTGAAGTTCCGGATTTTAAGGGAGTTTTTGCAACTGGGTTACAGCGTCCTTCTTTCGGATGTTGATATAATATACTTACAAAACCCATTCAACCATCTTTACCGGGATTCTGACGTAGAGTCCATGACTGATGGTCACAACAATATGACTGCTTATGGATATAACGATGTCTTCGATGAACCTGCGATGGGTTGGGCACGTTATGCTCATACAATGAGAATATGGGTATACAACTCTGGTTTCTTCTTTATAAGACCTACAATCCCTTCAATCGAGCTTTTGGACCGTGTAGCTGATCGGCTAGCTAAACAACTAAACTCATGGGACCAAGCCGTTTTTAATGAGGAACTCTTTTTCCCATCACATCCAGGCTACGAGGGACTACACGCCGCTAAGAGAACCATGGATTTCTACATGTTCATGAACAGCAAGGTCCTATTTAAAACAGTAAGGAAAGATGCTAAACTCAAGAAGTTAAAACCCGTAATTGTTCATGTAAATTACCACCCAGATAAGCTTCGAAGAATGAAAGCAGTGGTAGAATTCTTCGTTAACGGCAAGCAAGATGCATTGGATCCATACCCAGATGGCTCTGAGTGAGATAGCAACAACGCCATCAAGGATCTCATCTCGACCTATGGATGATGGATTGACTCTCCGGTTCTCGCTCGTTCCAAAAGCTACATGATTATGGGTATGTAATTCTGATATTATCTTACGAGAAGAGTGTCTGAATATCTTTCTTTACTCActttctttttaacttaaagCTTTGTATTACTTGCTGTAACTTTTTTTGTCAAACTTTACAAGCAGTTTAATTAGTACACTTGTGCTATATTATGCATACTAaggttttggttgtttttttttttttttcattataatttgTTTGCTGCATTGTCTTGTCTGCATATTGTATTGcctgtttagtttttttttttcctcaagACTCTGTTTGTTTCGGTATTCATTCGGTCGTTTCGGTTTTTTATATATCAAGAACCAAATAAATTGactaaaacttaatttggaCTCAGTAATTATCGAGTTAAGTTTAAACTCGAGCTATCAATCAAGTTGAATTCGAGCACTATGATACTTTGTTCAGATGGCTCATTAGTCTtattgaatttttcattttaatatatttttatattatgaaatatatttgcaCTTACTAATCGAACTTGGGTAGATTAATTAAGTCTCGAGTCGAGTTCAAGCTTAGAAATTTATGTTCGATTGTGTTCAAATTTCTAATTGAATAGAGCTTGACGTTGTCCCTATTTGAGTTTGATTCAACTTGATTACACGTCTACCCTTTTCTCTCGAATGTAATctaaaaatgaattttgggttttataatCGAacagattaaattaatttatttaataatcttatttttaatttattttgtttgatcaattaaatCGGTTAATCGATTTTTCTTTCCTGTTTTCTTTCGATTTGGTTAGGTTCAGGGGCGGATACAAGGGacccaaaattgaaaaattgcaATTCTAACCTtcaataaatgatcaaattataaattaatataggAGAGAAATATGCTTTGGCGcctctaaaaatgaaaaacattctttttcttttggtatagaaaattattttatttagtccttccgaaaacaataaattaatacataataaaatctatattttacattttaaacatttataaatcattttGATCTCTTAAAAAATTTGGGTTCACCCTAATTAGGTCAATTAAAACAGTTAGaggattatatataaaaataaactaaaccaATTAAAAAAAGATTGGGCCCCTAATTGGATAAGCTTTAATGTTAAGTCACCATTATATTCCTTCTTGAAGAGGAAAAAAACAGATTCGAGGACTAGAAAAGGAAAATCATAATAACAGGCTATGGATATATAACACAGATTTGCAGAAAACGAAGTGAGACAAAACATCGTACCACAAAAATTCATGAACTAATGGCTGCCATGAGATTTTATTAGAATGGTCTCCACTTAATAACAAATAAACCCTTCAATTTTTGGCATTTTTCTACTCTTATCCATAAACAAACTGACAAAATCACTTTAAAGCCTTTGTGGCTTCAAATCTTTGGACAAACAGGTaacaacccccccccccccaactgTCTTTTTTGGGTCTAATTTGGCCTCAATCCCTTTACTTTTTggacttttgaaatttaatccattCTATTTGCCtggtttgaaaattaattaataacattattgatttgaatgtATCTATACTGTTCTTTTAAGTGCTTGACTGAGTTTATGTCACctggtttcaattcaattggaaaattaccaataaCTCTGTTGAGAAATTACCGAAAACATTATGTTCTTTAATATCTCAACGATCCTAGGGTTATTTGAATCAaagtttcatttgtttttttatcgatttttttataaatatattacatcATGGGTGTGCCAATATAGGGGTGAAATCGAGCTGAACCAAGCTTGAATATTGGCAAGCTTAAGCTTGAATTCTATTTGAAATTTGGAGCTCCATACTTAGTTCAAGCTCAATCGAATATCTATTTTTAAGCTAGAACTCGACTTGAGATATAATCGAGGTACTTGAGATCGATCTCAATTAAGGTTGTTTATTAATTTTCGTACTCTAGCTCAAGCTAAGCTCAAGCTCGATT
This genomic stretch from Gossypium raimondii isolate GPD5lz chromosome 6, ASM2569854v1, whole genome shotgun sequence harbors:
- the LOC105773384 gene encoding arabinosyltransferase RRA3 codes for the protein MAVGRRDKAASFRGSRIVVAIVIGVLLGCVIAFLFPYGLFNPAASVQNRRIGKTNFQIGSSSCESSERSKMLKSEIVSLSEKNSELKKQVRDLTERLQLAEQGKDQAQKQFLVLGEQHKAGPFGTVKALRTNPAVVPDDSVNPRLAKILEKVAVRKELIVALANSNVKEMLEVWFSSIKRVGIPNYLVIALDDHIEEFCKSNNVPVYKRDPDAGIDAVGRSGGNHAVSGLKFRILREFLQLGYSVLLSDVDIIYLQNPFNHLYRDSDVESMTDGHNNMTAYGYNDVFDEPAMGWARYAHTMRIWVYNSGFFFIRPTIPSIELLDRVADRLAKQLNSWDQAVFNEELFFPSHPGYEGLHAAKRTMDFYMFMNSKVLFKTVRKDAKLKKLKPVIVHVNYHPDKLRRMKAVVEFFVNGKQDALDPYPDGSE
- the LOC105771466 gene encoding G-type lectin S-receptor-like serine/threonine-protein kinase LECRK3: MAYLVLLLLLNFVFNATNAQSTSSIIKPGSSLSPINNSYLLSPSGQFAFGFYRYKNGYSVGIWFENIQQKTIVWTANRDASPFPSDVTLVLTTEGTLIVRQKQGQDVLIADTSSDNVSRLATSASMLDSGNFVLLNSSGGIVWKSFDFPTDTILPGQRVAVTGKLVSSVAESDHGNGKFLILMQSDGDLVQFPVEAVELGAAYWATNTFNAGYGVSLNLDGNGHLYLLNDTGFNIKSINKNYVNASGKSVYRATIDTDGIFRLYSHSSNRFDDWYTEWSSSNDRCNPLGLCGENSYCVMMDGEPICRCPPHFNFINEKRQELGCRKNYSLVACDTRNDQTFDFLEVNDVSWKDDAYLSLSSMTKNSCRVECYRDCSCEAAVLENESCKMMKLPFRFGKRVLSGQVTAFLKIGGELAGVGTRKRKRKLRMDMLIISVAMACLTLGFLVVATIGVRKHRAHVRKYKRVLRLVNNRVAEDVALKSFSFEELKDATNNFVDVIGKGAYGTVFKGVIFDGERTVAVKRLEKVVAEGERDFLNEMKAIGKTHHKNLVRLLGYCYDGTNRLLVYEYMKNGSLADFLFKSRLKVNWEGRVEVVLSIARGLCYLHEECETRIIHCDIKPENILMDDKGYAKIADFGVAKLLMPNQSRTYTEIRGTRGYVAPEWLRNLPITVKADVYSFGIMLFEIICCRRSVKADVPENEQVLAFWVNDCFKANEVEKLVQNEFVEKSKLEKMVKVGLWCTQDEASSRPSMKRVILMLEGTVNIPDPPPLSSFVSSPPLLSSFVSSP